A genomic stretch from Lagenorhynchus albirostris chromosome 12, mLagAlb1.1, whole genome shotgun sequence includes:
- the GPR31 gene encoding 12-(S)-hydroxy-5,8,10,14-eicosatetraenoic acid receptor produces MLPPNCSVAHSYAAEVSTALLLLLECSLGTLGNAVALWTFFFRLKVWKPYAVYLFNLVLADLLLAACLPFHAAFYLRQKTWGLGRASCQGMLFLRSLCRGAGVAFLTAVALDRYLRVVHLRVKVNLLSVRAAWGISVLVWLVTAALTHQSVFLSEAECPSSEPRTESSFSLVWQEALSFLQFILAFGLILFCSAGVIRTLQKRLRDPHKQPKLQRAQALVAMVGVLFTLCFLPSFLARILLAIFRGALSCGVLSSMVHAADVTGSLTYLQGVLNPVVYCFSNPAFRRSYRKLFYTLTLRARKQEAEAPGCELRDSYS; encoded by the coding sequence ATGCTGCCACCCAACTGCTCGGTGGCGCACAGCTACGCGGCGGAGGTGAGCACGgccttgctgctgctgctggagtGTAGCCTGGGCACGCTGGGCAACGCCGTGGCGCTCTGGACCTTCTTCTTCCGTCTGAAGGTGTGGAAGCCCTACGCCGTCTACTTGTTCAACCTGGTCCTAGCAGACCTCCTGCTGGCTGCCTGCCTGCCCTTTCACGCCGCCTTCTACCTGCGGCAGAAGACCTGGGGCTTGGGACGTGCGTCTTGCCAAGGGATGCTCTTCCTGCGGTCCCTGTGCCGTGGGGCGGGTGTCGCCTTCCTCACCGCCGTGGCCCTGGACCGCTACCTCCGGGTGGTCCACTTGCGGGTCAAAGTCAACCTTCTGTCCGTGCGGGCGGCCTGGGGGATCTCGGTCCTGGTCTGGCTCGTGACGGCAGCCCTCACTCACCAAAGCGTGTTCCTCTCTGAGGCCGAGTGCCCCAGTTCTGAGCCCAGGACGGAGTCCTCCTTCAGCCTCGTCTGGCAGGaagccctctccttcctccagtttATCCTCGCCTTCGGCCTCATCCTGTTCTGCAGCGCCGGCGTCATCAGGACTCTCCAGAAGCGGCTCCGGGACCCACACAAGCAGCCCAAGCTGCAGAGGGCCCAGGCGCTGGTGGCCATGGTCGGGGTGCTGTTCACGCTGTGCTTTCTGCCCAGCTTCCTGGCCCGCATCCTACTGGCCATCTTCCGAGGGGCGCTCAGCTGCGGGGTCCTGAGCTCCATGGTCCACGCCGCCGACGTGACCGGCAGCCTCACCTACCTGCAGGGCGTGCTGAACCCCGTGGTGTACTGCTTCTCGAACCCCGCCTTCAGACGCTCCTACCGCAAGCTCTTCTACACCCTCACCCTCAGGGCCCGAAAGCAGGAAGCAGAGGCTCCCGGCTGTGAGCTCAGAGATTCTTACTCCTGA
- the CCR6 gene encoding C-C chemokine receptor type 6 isoform X2, with product MREEPMNSTNIYDANEDYFGLANSSDYSLDVDSFLCSLQEVRKFSGLFVPLAYSLICVSGLLGNILVVVTFAFYKKAKSMTDVYLLNMAVADILFVLTLPFWAVNHATGEWIFSNVMCKLTRGIYAINFNCGMLLLTCISLDRYIAIVQATKSFRLRSRALAHHRMICLVVWVVSIFISSSTFMFNQKYKLQGSDVCEPRYHTVSEPIRWKLLVLGLQLLFGFFIPLVFMIFCYMFIVKTLIQAQNSKRHRAIRVIIAVVLVFLACQIPHNMVLLVTAVNLGRTDRSCSSERLLGYTRNVTEVLAFLHCCLNPVLYAFVGQKFRSYFLKITKDLWCVKRRQKSLGFSCSRLHSDTLTSRQNSEAADNDSPSSFTM from the exons ATGAGAGag GAACCCATGAATTCCACCAACATCTACGATGCCAATGAGGATTATTTTGGGTTGGCTAATAGTTCAGATTACTCACTCGATGTTGATAGCTTTCTATGTTCCTTGCAGGAGGTCAGAAAGTTCTCTGGGCTATTTGTGCCACTCGCTTACTCCTTGATATGTGTCTCTGGCCTCCTGGGCAATATTTTGGTGGTGGTCACCTTTGCTTTTTATAAGAAAGCCAAGTCTATGACAGACGTTTATCTCCTGAACATGGCCGTCGCAGACATCCTCTTCGTCCTTACCCTCCCGTTCTGGGCCGTCAACCACGCTACTGGCGAGTGGATATTCAGCAACGTCATGTGCAAACTGACCCGGGGCATCTACGCCATCAACTTTAACTGTGGGATGCTGCTCCTGACCTGCATCAGCCTGGACCGCTACATCGCCATCGTGCAGGCCACCAAGTCCTTCCGGCTCCGGTCCAGAGCCTTGGCCCACCACAGGATGATCTGTTTGGTCGTGTGGGTGGTGTCGATCTTCATCTCCAGCTCGACCTTCATGTTCAACCAGAAATACAAGCTGCAAGGCAGCGACGTCTGCGAGCCCAGGTACCACACCGTCTCCGAGCCAATCCGGTGGAAGCTGCTGGTGCTGGGACTGCAGCTCCTGTTCGGCTTCTTCATCCCGCTGGTGTTTATGATATTTTGCTACATGTTTATTGTCAAGACCTTAATTCAAGCTCAGAATTCCAAAAGGCACAGAGCCATCCGCGTGATCATAGCCGTGGTCCTTGTCTTTCTGGCTTGCCAGATCCCACATAACATGGTGCTTCTCGTGACCGCCGTCAACCTGGGCAGGACGGACCGCTCGTGCAGCAGCGAGAGGCTGCTGGGCTACACCAGGAACGTCACCGAGGTCCTGGCTTTCCTGCACTGCTGCCTCAACCCGGTGCTCTATGCCTTCGTCGGTCAGAAGTTTAGAAGCTACTTTCTGAAGATCACGAAGGACCTGTGGTGCGTGAAGAGGAGGCAGAAGTCGCTGGGCTTCTCGTGCTCCCGGCTGCACTCGGACACCCTCACCTCCCGGCAGAACAGCGAGGCCGCGGACAACGACAGCCCGTCCTCCTTCACCATGTGA
- the CCR6 gene encoding C-C chemokine receptor type 6 isoform X1 codes for MESTRNNNNSLLSYSLRCEPEELKIHSPSSPGPDTLPRSSTTMREEPMNSTNIYDANEDYFGLANSSDYSLDVDSFLCSLQEVRKFSGLFVPLAYSLICVSGLLGNILVVVTFAFYKKAKSMTDVYLLNMAVADILFVLTLPFWAVNHATGEWIFSNVMCKLTRGIYAINFNCGMLLLTCISLDRYIAIVQATKSFRLRSRALAHHRMICLVVWVVSIFISSSTFMFNQKYKLQGSDVCEPRYHTVSEPIRWKLLVLGLQLLFGFFIPLVFMIFCYMFIVKTLIQAQNSKRHRAIRVIIAVVLVFLACQIPHNMVLLVTAVNLGRTDRSCSSERLLGYTRNVTEVLAFLHCCLNPVLYAFVGQKFRSYFLKITKDLWCVKRRQKSLGFSCSRLHSDTLTSRQNSEAADNDSPSSFTM; via the exons ATTCACTTCTCTCCTATTCTCTCCGCTGTGAGCCAGAGGAGTTGAAAATCCACTCCCCTTCTAGTCCAGGCCCGGACACTCTGCCCAGATCAAGCACCACCATGAGAGag GAACCCATGAATTCCACCAACATCTACGATGCCAATGAGGATTATTTTGGGTTGGCTAATAGTTCAGATTACTCACTCGATGTTGATAGCTTTCTATGTTCCTTGCAGGAGGTCAGAAAGTTCTCTGGGCTATTTGTGCCACTCGCTTACTCCTTGATATGTGTCTCTGGCCTCCTGGGCAATATTTTGGTGGTGGTCACCTTTGCTTTTTATAAGAAAGCCAAGTCTATGACAGACGTTTATCTCCTGAACATGGCCGTCGCAGACATCCTCTTCGTCCTTACCCTCCCGTTCTGGGCCGTCAACCACGCTACTGGCGAGTGGATATTCAGCAACGTCATGTGCAAACTGACCCGGGGCATCTACGCCATCAACTTTAACTGTGGGATGCTGCTCCTGACCTGCATCAGCCTGGACCGCTACATCGCCATCGTGCAGGCCACCAAGTCCTTCCGGCTCCGGTCCAGAGCCTTGGCCCACCACAGGATGATCTGTTTGGTCGTGTGGGTGGTGTCGATCTTCATCTCCAGCTCGACCTTCATGTTCAACCAGAAATACAAGCTGCAAGGCAGCGACGTCTGCGAGCCCAGGTACCACACCGTCTCCGAGCCAATCCGGTGGAAGCTGCTGGTGCTGGGACTGCAGCTCCTGTTCGGCTTCTTCATCCCGCTGGTGTTTATGATATTTTGCTACATGTTTATTGTCAAGACCTTAATTCAAGCTCAGAATTCCAAAAGGCACAGAGCCATCCGCGTGATCATAGCCGTGGTCCTTGTCTTTCTGGCTTGCCAGATCCCACATAACATGGTGCTTCTCGTGACCGCCGTCAACCTGGGCAGGACGGACCGCTCGTGCAGCAGCGAGAGGCTGCTGGGCTACACCAGGAACGTCACCGAGGTCCTGGCTTTCCTGCACTGCTGCCTCAACCCGGTGCTCTATGCCTTCGTCGGTCAGAAGTTTAGAAGCTACTTTCTGAAGATCACGAAGGACCTGTGGTGCGTGAAGAGGAGGCAGAAGTCGCTGGGCTTCTCGTGCTCCCGGCTGCACTCGGACACCCTCACCTCCCGGCAGAACAGCGAGGCCGCGGACAACGACAGCCCGTCCTCCTTCACCATGTGA